A single Malaclemys terrapin pileata isolate rMalTer1 chromosome 3, rMalTer1.hap1, whole genome shotgun sequence DNA region contains:
- the SOX7 gene encoding transcription factor SOX-7 has protein sequence MASLLGSYPWSESLDCSALDGELPEGLSPPAAHRSPGEKGSEPRIRRPMNAFMVWAKDERKRLAVQNPDLHNAELSKMLGKSWKSLSPSQKRPYVEEAERLRVQHMQDYPNYKYRPRRKKQVKRICKRVDPGFLLGNLARDQNSVPEKRACGRTVGGKEGQGEYSPGPVLQSIRGYREAQASSGSSSTNMDTYPYGLPTPPEMSPLDVIDPEQSFFSSPGPEEHHHPHMTGAPYSPEYSTSPLQCNHHPLGPMSIPQPSTSMIPPIPSCPPPPLPTYYTPAFHPIHSPNLQAHLGQLSPPPEHHGFDSLDQLSQAELLGEMDRNEFDQYLNTPGHSDHSGMIINGHVQVSQVAGGSPSTETSLISVLADATATYYNNYSVS, from the exons ATGGCTTCCCTGCTGGGCTCCTACCCGTGGTCCGAGAGCCTGGATTGCTCCGCCCTGGACGGGGAGCTCCCGGAGGGGCTCTCCCCGCCGGCCGCGCACCGCTCCCCGGGGGAGAAGGGCTCGGAGCCCCGCATCAGGAGACCCATGAACGCCTTCATGGTGTGGGCGAAGGACGAGAGGAAGCGGCTGGCGGTGCAGAACCCGGACCTGCACAACGCGGAACTCAGCAAGATGCTCG GCAAATCCTGGAAGTCTCTGAGCCCTTCCCAGAAGAGACCTTACGTGGAGGAGGCGGAAAGACTGAGGGTGCAGCACATGCAAGATTACCCCAACTACAAATACAGGCCCAGGAGGAAGAAGCAGGTCAAGCGGATCTGCAAGCGGGTGGATCCAGGCTTTCTGCTGGGGAACCTCGCCAGGGATCAGAACTCGGTGCCGGAGAAGCGGGCCTGCGGCAGGacagtggggggaaaggaggggcagGGTGAGTACTCGCCTGGCCCGGTATTGCAGAGCATCAGGGGCTACAGGGaggcccaggccagcagcggcagcagcagcaccaacaTGGACACCTACCCCTACGGGTTGCCCACCCCACCTGAGATGTCCCCTTTGGATGTGATAGACCCTGAGCAGAGCTTCTTCTCCTCCCCGGGCCCGGAGGAGCATCACCACCCCCATATGACTGGGGCCCCTTACTCTCCAGAGTACTCCACCAGCCCCCTCCAGTGTAACCACCATCCCCTTGGCCCCATGTCcatccctcagcccagcaccTCCATGATCCCCCcaatccccagctgcccccctcctcctcttcccacctaTTACACGCCAGCCTtccaccccatccactcccccaaCCTCCAGGCCCATCTTGGTCAGCTCTCACCGCCCCCTGAACACCACGGCTTTGACAGCCTGGACCAGCTGAGCCAAGCAGAACTTCTGGGGGAGATGGACCGCAATGAGTTTGACCAGTATCTCAACACTCCCGGCCACTCAGACCACAGCGGGATGATAATCAATGGACACGTCCAGGTGTCTCAGGTTGCAGGTGGCTCGCCCTCTACAGAGACTAGCCTCATCTCCGTCCTAGCAGATGCCACTGCTACCTACTACAACAACTACAGCGTCTCCTAG